Proteins from a genomic interval of Bradyrhizobium sp. G127:
- a CDS encoding MlaD family protein, which translates to METKANYVLIGTFTLAVVAAAFGFVFWFQNLGAAAQRTPLRIVFEGAASGLRTGGNVNFNGIKIGEVTSIKLDDPKRVVVIAAVDKNAPIRKDSLVGLEFAGLTGVSSVSLKGGSLEAGGVPVAEDGVPTLTADPNAIQDIGEAVRGVLQNVNKLVTENQEALKSSMANIEVFSKSLASNSARIDSIMAGVDGLMGEKGELQSAAKSFRELAENLDKRSAGLIIDGRRTLADISRAVNNFDRNPTRVLFGAGQKDAAPAPNPADARARQR; encoded by the coding sequence ATGGAAACAAAGGCAAATTACGTCCTGATCGGGACGTTTACGCTGGCGGTGGTGGCCGCGGCCTTTGGCTTCGTGTTCTGGTTTCAGAACCTCGGCGCGGCGGCCCAGCGCACGCCGTTGCGCATCGTGTTCGAGGGCGCGGCCTCCGGCCTGCGCACCGGCGGCAACGTCAACTTCAACGGCATCAAGATCGGCGAAGTCACGTCCATCAAGCTCGACGATCCCAAGCGGGTCGTGGTCATTGCCGCTGTCGACAAGAATGCGCCGATCCGCAAGGACTCGCTGGTCGGCCTGGAATTCGCCGGACTTACCGGCGTGTCGTCGGTCTCGCTCAAGGGCGGTTCGCTCGAAGCGGGCGGCGTGCCGGTTGCCGAAGACGGTGTGCCGACCCTGACCGCCGATCCCAACGCGATCCAGGACATCGGCGAAGCGGTTCGCGGCGTGCTGCAGAACGTCAACAAACTCGTCACCGAAAACCAGGAAGCGCTGAAGAGCAGCATGGCGAATATCGAGGTGTTTTCGAAAAGCCTCGCCAGCAATTCCGCGCGCATCGACAGCATCATGGCGGGTGTGGATGGCCTGATGGGCGAGAAGGGCGAGTTGCAGAGTGCCGCCAAGTCGTTCCGCGAACTGGCCGAGAATCTCGACAAGCGTTCCGCCGGCCTGATTATCGACGGCCGCCGCACGTTGGCCGATATCAGCCGCGCGGTGAACAACTTCGACCGCAATCCGACCCGCGTGCTGTTCGGTGCGGGACAGAAGGACGCTGCACCGGCTCCGAACCCCGCTGACGCCCGCGCGCGGCAGCGGTAG